In Zalophus californianus isolate mZalCal1 chromosome 4, mZalCal1.pri.v2, whole genome shotgun sequence, the following proteins share a genomic window:
- the LOC113907999 gene encoding cytochrome P450 7A1: protein MMTISLIWGIVVAVCCCLWLILGMRRRQMGEPPLENGLIPYLGCALKFGANPLEFLRANQRKHGHVFTCRLMGNYVHFITNPLSYQKVLCHGKYLDWKKFHFTTSAKAFGHRSIDPSDGNTTDNISKTFIKTLQGDALNSLTEAMMENLQFVMRRPLVSKSKTPVWVTEGMYSFCYRVMFEAGYLTLFGKDLTGQDAQKGLILNNLDHFKEFDKIFPALVAGLPIHVFKTAHHAREKLAEGLRHENLGKRDRISELVRFLNDMLSTLDDMDKAKTHLAILWASQANTIPATFWSLFQMIRSPEAMKAAAEEVNKTLENAGQKISFDGSPICLNQMQLNDMPVLDSIIKESLRLSSASLNIRTAKEDFTLHLQDSSYNIRKDDIIALYPQLMHFDPEIYPDPLTFKYDRYLDENGKTKTTFYSNGIKLKYYYMPFGSGATICPGRIFAVQEIKQFLILMLSYFELELVESQVKCPPLDQSRAGLGILPPLNDIEFKYKFKHL from the exons ATGATGACCATATCTTTGATCTGGGGGATTGTTGTAGCAGTGTGCTGTTGTTTATGGCTTATTCTTGGAATGAGGAGAAG ACAAATGGGTGAACCACCTCTGGAGAATGGGTTGATTCCATACCTGGGATGTGCTCTGAAATTTGGTGCCAATCCTCTTGAGTTCCTGAGAGCAAATCAAAGGAAACATGGTCACGTTTTCACCTGCAGATTGATGGGAAACTATGTCCACTTCATCACAAATCCCTTGTCATACCAGAAGGTGTTGTGCCATGGAAAATACCTGGATTGGAAAAAGTTTCACTTCACTACTTCTGCAAAG GCATTTGGGCACAGAAGCATTGACCCGAGTGATGGAAATACCACTGATAATATAAGTAAAACTTTCATCAAAACCCTGCAGGGCGATGCCTTGAATTCCCTCACAGAAGCCATGATGGAGAACCTCCAATTTGTCATGAGACGTCCGCTGGTATCTAAATCAAAGACGCCTGTCTGGGTGACGGAAGGGATGTATTCCTTCTGCTACCGAGTGATGTTTGAAGCTGGGTATTTAACCCTCTTTGGCAAAGATCTTACAGGGCAAGATGCACAAAAAGGACTCATTCTGAATAACCTTGACCACTTCAAGGAATTTGACAAAATCTTTCCGGCTCTGGTAGCAGGCCTCCCCATTCATGTGTTCAAGACCGCACACCATGCTAGGGAAAAACTGGCAGAGGGCTTGAGGCATGAGAACCTTGGAAAGAGAGACCGCATCTCGGAACTGGTCAGGTTTCTGAATGACATGCTTTCCACCTTAGATGACATGGATAAGGCTAAGACACACCTTGCTATCCTCTGGGCGTCACAAGCAAACACCATCCCAGCGACTTTCTGGAGCTTATTTCAAATGATTAG GAGCCCTGAAGCAATGAAAGCAGCTGCTGAAGAAGTGAATAAAACACTAGAGAATGCTGGCCAAAAAATCAGCTTTGACGGCAGTCCTATTTGTTTGAATCAAATGCAACTGAATGACATGCCAGTGTTAG atagcATCATCAAGGAGTCTCTGAGGCTTTCCAGTGCCTCCCTGAACATCCGGACTGCTAAAGAGGATTTCACTTTGCACCTCCAGGACAGTTCCTATAACATCCGCAAAGATGACATCATAGCTCTTTACCCGCAGTTAATGCATTTTGATCCAGAAATCTACCCAGACCCTTTG ACCTTTAAATATGATCGATATCTTGATGAAAATGGGAAGACAAAGACCACCTTCTATAGTAATGGAATCAAGCTAAAGTATTACTACATGCCCTTTGGGTCAGGAGCGACAATATGTCCGGGAAGAATATTTGCTGTCCAGGAAATCAAGCAGTTTTTGATTCTGATGCTTTCCTATTTTGAACTGGAGCTTGTGGAGAGCCAGGTTAAATGTCCCCCTTTGGACCAGTCCCGTGCAGGCTTGGGCATTTTACCACCATTAAATgatattgaatttaaatataaattcaaacatTTGTGA